A part of Desulfobacter sp. genomic DNA contains:
- a CDS encoding CBS domain-containing protein, with amino-acid sequence MKARNVSEFMIPLSDYATVSQDATLADAIRALKAAQSDTKFRHKHRAVLALGKGDTVVGKLGIREILKSLEPKYRQFEHSEDAGCIGLSRFGFNNDFLTSLVDKLELWDETMEELIAKAGRLRVKDIMYSPSQGEYVDQDAPIAEAVHQFILGCHQSLLVLDGDTVVGILRLADIFDLVCELTE; translated from the coding sequence ATGAAAGCAAGAAACGTCAGCGAATTTATGATACCCCTGTCGGATTATGCAACGGTTTCCCAGGATGCCACACTGGCCGATGCCATCAGGGCATTGAAGGCGGCCCAGTCCGATACCAAATTCCGCCATAAACACCGTGCCGTACTGGCCCTGGGCAAAGGCGATACAGTGGTGGGGAAACTCGGCATCCGTGAAATTCTCAAATCCTTAGAACCCAAATACCGTCAGTTCGAGCACTCGGAAGATGCGGGCTGCATCGGGCTGTCCAGATTCGGCTTCAACAATGATTTCCTCACCTCCCTGGTGGACAAGCTGGAGCTCTGGGATGAAACCATGGAGGAATTGATCGCCAAAGCCGGCCGCCTGAGGGTGAAAGATATCATGTATTCGCCCTCCCAGGGCGAATACGTCGACCAGGACGCACCGATTGCAGAAGCCGTTCACCAGTTCATACTGGGCTGTCACCAGTCGCTTTTGGTGCTGGACGGGGATACGGTTGTGGGCATCCTTAGGCTTGCCGATATCTTTGACCTGGTGTGTGAACTGACCGAATAA
- a CDS encoding transporter substrate-binding domain-containing protein, with protein sequence MIKIPGKMWVMIVVLTFLFPLTGGAGNSGLGGNAGWLTPEEKAWLKAHPEIRLAPDPDFPPIEWIDERGQFQGLAADFAGLVENRLGIRFKVVKLSSWSAVIAAVKHRKVDVLSAASPSVQRREYLNFTEPHIVLPGLIFVREDQMGPVNLAELRGKKATVVSQYVWEDYLSRDYPEIRLYPGPGVAACLRMVSFGSVDAMVGDLATATYYLQKEGITNLRVAGESGYHSYLSFAVRNDWPVLAAILGKALADIDPGESKAVLDRWIRMEGHSFIGSRPFLILLAVVIGGTLLELVWNRSLQRVVRERTQELRFELAGRKEAVAALAESEEKLRQITASARDGIIMMDSRGRVSFWNRAAEKIFGYEAGEILGKDLHRVLAPEKYYSDFKNGFHRFREEGSGRLVGSNIQVSGLKKDGKEFPIEVSLSSVKMKGQWYGIGIVRDITARVQAESEKKEMEKKLQHSQKMEALGTLAGGIAHDFNNILSGIYGYSQLAEMHLKRPNEAMVDIKNIVKGASRAAELVHQILTFSRRADPEKQPLSLFIVAKEVVKLIRSTIPATIEIREVINSTAAIMADPTQMHQMIMNLCTNASHAMADSGGELTIALDEVDAKGKKYLELKVADTGHGMDAVTLEKAFEPYFTTKPREKGTGLGLALVHAIVDEHGGELSVSSVPGEGTRFSIRFPVVEKKKTPRERLPESKQLTGTESIMLVDDEESIRTFGEYILKKYGYSVMVFKDGEEAFKAFSRDPGGFDLVISDVTMPRMTGDELADKVMALRNDIPVILCTGYSEKMSKERAREKGLAGFIQKPFSASALCAVIREVLDR encoded by the coding sequence ATGATCAAAATCCCAGGAAAAATGTGGGTAATGATTGTTGTTCTGACCTTTTTATTTCCCTTGACCGGCGGCGCCGGAAATTCCGGACTGGGCGGCAATGCCGGCTGGCTGACCCCGGAAGAAAAGGCATGGCTTAAGGCCCACCCTGAGATTCGCCTGGCCCCGGATCCGGATTTCCCTCCCATTGAATGGATAGATGAGCGGGGGCAATTTCAAGGGCTGGCTGCGGATTTTGCGGGCCTGGTCGAAAACCGGCTGGGTATCCGTTTCAAGGTCGTGAAGCTGTCAAGCTGGAGCGCTGTGATAGCGGCGGTGAAACACAGAAAAGTGGATGTCCTTTCTGCCGCATCTCCCTCGGTCCAGCGCAGGGAATACCTGAATTTTACCGAACCCCATATTGTTTTGCCCGGTCTGATTTTTGTCAGAGAGGACCAGATGGGGCCTGTGAACCTTGCCGAGCTTCGGGGGAAAAAGGCCACCGTGGTTTCCCAGTATGTATGGGAGGACTATCTTTCACGGGATTATCCAGAGATTCGCCTCTATCCCGGGCCCGGGGTCGCCGCCTGTCTCAGGATGGTTTCCTTCGGATCCGTGGATGCCATGGTGGGCGACCTGGCAACGGCAACCTATTATCTGCAGAAGGAGGGAATCACCAATCTTCGGGTTGCCGGGGAAAGCGGGTACCATAGCTATCTTTCATTTGCTGTGCGAAATGACTGGCCCGTGCTGGCCGCCATACTTGGGAAGGCATTGGCAGATATAGATCCGGGTGAGAGCAAGGCTGTCCTGGACAGATGGATCCGCATGGAGGGCCATTCTTTCATCGGAAGCCGTCCCTTTTTGATTCTTTTAGCCGTTGTCATCGGCGGCACATTGCTGGAGCTGGTATGGAACCGGTCCCTGCAGCGGGTGGTCCGGGAGCGGACACAGGAACTGCGATTCGAACTTGCCGGAAGAAAGGAGGCGGTGGCCGCCCTGGCGGAAAGTGAAGAAAAACTCCGGCAGATTACCGCATCTGCCCGGGATGGCATTATTATGATGGACAGCCGGGGCAGGGTGTCGTTCTGGAACCGGGCGGCTGAAAAAATTTTCGGATATGAGGCCGGTGAGATTCTGGGAAAAGACCTTCACCGGGTTTTGGCACCGGAGAAATACTATTCTGATTTTAAAAATGGGTTCCACCGGTTCAGGGAAGAGGGCAGCGGGAGACTGGTCGGCAGCAACATCCAGGTGTCCGGCCTAAAAAAGGACGGCAAGGAGTTTCCCATTGAAGTCTCTTTGTCCTCGGTGAAGATGAAGGGCCAGTGGTACGGCATCGGCATCGTCAGGGACATTACCGCCCGGGTTCAGGCTGAATCAGAGAAAAAAGAAATGGAAAAAAAGCTTCAGCATTCCCAGAAAATGGAGGCCCTGGGAACCCTGGCCGGGGGGATTGCCCATGATTTCAACAATATTCTGTCAGGAATTTACGGGTACAGCCAGCTGGCGGAAATGCATCTCAAGCGGCCCAACGAGGCCATGGTGGATATCAAAAATATAGTGAAAGGGGCTTCCCGGGCAGCGGAGCTGGTGCATCAGATTCTGACCTTCAGCCGAAGGGCCGATCCGGAAAAGCAGCCCCTATCTCTGTTCATCGTTGCAAAAGAGGTGGTCAAACTGATCCGGTCCACCATTCCGGCCACCATTGAAATACGGGAGGTCATCAATTCAACGGCAGCGATCATGGCCGACCCTACCCAGATGCATCAGATGATCATGAATCTGTGTACCAATGCCTCCCATGCCATGGCCGATTCAGGGGGCGAGCTGACCATTGCATTGGATGAGGTCGATGCAAAGGGGAAAAAATACCTTGAACTGAAGGTGGCCGACACCGGGCACGGCATGGATGCGGTCACCCTGGAAAAGGCCTTTGAACCCTATTTTACAACGAAACCCAGGGAAAAAGGGACCGGCTTGGGCCTGGCCCTGGTCCATGCCATCGTTGACGAGCACGGCGGCGAACTCAGTGTCAGCAGTGTTCCCGGCGAGGGGACCCGGTTTTCCATCCGCTTCCCGGTGGTTGAAAAGAAAAAAACACCCAGGGAAAGGCTGCCGGAATCAAAACAATTGACCGGCACCGAATCCATCATGCTTGTGGATGATGAAGAGAGCATACGGACATTCGGGGAATATATCCTGAAAAAATACGGCTATTCTGTAATGGTTTTCAAGGATGGTGAAGAGGCGTTCAAGGCGTTTTCCCGTGATCCGGGCGGCTTTGACCTGGTTATTTCCGACGTGACCATGCCCCGGATGACCGGGGACGAACTGGCCGATAAAGTCATGGCCCTCCGCAATGACATCCCCGTTATCCTGTGCACCGGGTACAGCGAAAAAATGAGTAAGGAAAGGGCCAGAGAAAAGGGCTTGGCCGGATTTATTCAAAAACCCTTTTCGGCCAGCGCCCTGTGTGCGGTGATCCGTGAGGTGCTGGACCGCTGA
- the trkA gene encoding Trk system potassium transporter TrkA, whose protein sequence is MKIVIIGAGQVGYNIASRMAQESKDVTVIDQDPGATRRITEDLDVHVVTGSGSSPAVLKEAGIKDADLLLAVTDSDEINIVACLIANRISPLTRKLIRLRNEEFIPFHATFKNETPSIDTIINPEVEVVKTIRKLMEVPWAKDIGDFLDGKVKYVGIRINPSSPIAGMPLSKFYTAFGDDRPLIAAIIRGNEVIVPRGKDKVKANDLVYFVCETRSLEKTLNLLGIGLTPVRKVLIVGGGRIGVQLGRALEQEKIQVKIIESNLDRCHELSEQMNRAVVLHGDGSDQKLFMEENIGEMDAVVSVTDDDETNILVSLLAKNMGVTNTITRIGKSDYYPLLSTIGIEKIVSTRISAVSSILQDIRQGNVVSDISIFGERGEFIEAIALETSDITKRPLKKMTFPKGALLVCIIRDDTVIIPKGDSQVAPGDRIILFAVQHAVKRLEKLLTVKLGFL, encoded by the coding sequence ATGAAGATAGTGATTATCGGTGCTGGCCAGGTCGGCTACAACATTGCAAGCCGCATGGCACAGGAAAGCAAAGATGTCACGGTGATAGACCAGGATCCAGGGGCCACCCGCAGAATCACAGAAGACCTTGATGTGCATGTGGTGACAGGGTCGGGCTCAAGCCCGGCCGTGCTCAAGGAAGCCGGCATTAAGGATGCGGACCTCCTGCTGGCGGTGACGGACAGCGATGAAATCAATATTGTGGCCTGCCTCATTGCCAACCGGATCTCTCCGCTGACCCGGAAACTCATCCGCCTGCGAAATGAGGAGTTCATCCCCTTTCACGCCACATTTAAAAATGAAACCCCCAGCATCGATACCATTATCAACCCGGAAGTCGAAGTGGTCAAAACCATCCGCAAACTCATGGAGGTGCCCTGGGCCAAGGATATCGGAGATTTTCTGGACGGGAAAGTCAAATATGTGGGTATCCGCATCAACCCCTCCTCGCCCATCGCCGGTATGCCCCTGTCCAAGTTCTATACGGCTTTCGGCGACGACCGGCCGCTGATCGCCGCCATTATCCGTGGAAATGAGGTCATCGTTCCCCGGGGCAAAGACAAGGTAAAAGCCAATGACCTGGTCTACTTTGTCTGTGAGACCCGCAGCCTTGAAAAAACCCTTAACCTGCTGGGCATCGGCCTTACCCCCGTACGAAAAGTATTGATCGTGGGTGGGGGGCGTATCGGGGTCCAGCTTGGCCGGGCCCTTGAACAGGAAAAAATCCAGGTCAAAATCATTGAATCCAACCTGGACCGCTGCCATGAACTTTCCGAGCAGATGAACAGGGCCGTCGTCCTCCATGGGGACGGGTCAGACCAGAAGCTTTTCATGGAAGAAAACATCGGGGAGATGGATGCAGTGGTCTCGGTTACCGACGACGACGAAACCAATATCCTGGTCTCCCTGCTGGCCAAAAACATGGGGGTGACCAATACCATCACCCGTATCGGCAAATCCGACTACTACCCCCTGCTTTCCACCATCGGCATTGAAAAGATCGTCTCCACCCGTATCTCGGCGGTCTCCTCCATCCTCCAGGATATCCGCCAGGGCAACGTGGTATCGGATATCTCCATTTTCGGGGAACGGGGGGAATTCATCGAAGCCATCGCCCTGGAAACATCGGATATCACCAAACGGCCCCTCAAGAAAATGACATTTCCCAAAGGGGCGCTGCTGGTCTGCATCATCCGGGATGACACTGTCATCATCCCCAAGGGGGACAGCCAGGTCGCCCCGGGGGACAGGATCATCCTCTTTGCCGTCCAGCATGCCGTCAAAAGGCTTGAAAAACTGCTCACCGTTAAACTGGGGTTTCTCTGA